The Streptomyces kanamyceticus genome window below encodes:
- a CDS encoding family 20 glycosylhydrolase: MTELRSFSGHRRRRWSRVVGVAASLLLLAAPVPAAGAAGAAGAAGAAGASGAVGADPPRAPRTVPALANWTPAEGSYHFGSGARIVARDPVSRRVADTLADDLDAAGKDTVRVTGRATVRAGDIVIDVDPARRSLGGEGYELRAGRSLEITGAGEAGAFYGTRTLLQLLSRSADVPAGRTVDVPRYKERGVGVCACYINISLPWLENLVRDMAYRKQNQLLLELKVKSARHPEANSWGYYTRSEMRRLVALGEKYHVTIVPEINSPGHMDPWLEKRPDLQLTDSDGTPQPSRLDVTKDAAFDYYTSLIDEYAEVFPATSWHMGADEYMLGSDFAKYPQIEAYAKKKYGARATPQDAFIDFVNRVHAYAAAKGKRLRIWNDGLTGDNTVPVAPGTTVEHWLDVRTKPSGLIARGHPVMNAAYSLYLVRGGFHTNTRKLYDERWDPRVFEGERLATGKGVTGAKISLWPDNGRGETENEVATAMAPPLAHIAQVTWGDPHPDATYDAFTERAESVGHAPGWRDLTKVSVADGAYTLRDTEGRAEPVDVEVKRTADGYVTLRSTASGRCLETRSGKLTLNVPLQPGTAITEETCDPANTLQRWRLDKAAGGYRLTNAVTRMAAHVADGGRLHQYPKDQLPPAVWTLTAP, encoded by the coding sequence ATGACGGAACTGCGCTCGTTCTCCGGGCATCGGCGACGCCGATGGTCCCGTGTTGTCGGAGTAGCCGCCAGCCTGCTGCTGCTCGCGGCGCCGGTCCCTGCGGCCGGAGCTGCCGGAGCCGCCGGAGCCGCTGGAGCCGCCGGTGCTTCCGGAGCTGTCGGCGCGGATCCGCCCCGGGCGCCGCGTACCGTGCCCGCCCTGGCGAACTGGACGCCCGCCGAGGGCAGTTACCACTTCGGCTCGGGCGCCAGGATCGTCGCGCGTGATCCCGTCTCGCGGCGCGTCGCCGACACGCTCGCCGACGATCTCGACGCGGCGGGCAAGGACACCGTGCGCGTCACCGGGCGCGCGACCGTGCGGGCCGGGGACATCGTCATCGATGTCGACCCGGCGCGGCGGTCGCTCGGTGGCGAGGGGTACGAGCTTCGTGCGGGGCGGAGCCTGGAGATCACCGGGGCCGGTGAGGCCGGGGCCTTCTACGGGACCCGGACGCTGCTCCAACTCCTCTCCCGGAGCGCCGACGTGCCCGCCGGACGCACGGTCGACGTCCCGCGCTACAAGGAGCGCGGCGTCGGCGTCTGCGCCTGCTACATCAACATCTCCCTGCCCTGGCTGGAGAACCTGGTGCGCGACATGGCGTACCGGAAACAGAACCAGCTGCTCCTCGAACTCAAGGTGAAGAGCGCCAGGCATCCCGAGGCCAACTCCTGGGGCTACTACACCAGGAGCGAGATGCGTCGCCTCGTCGCGCTCGGCGAGAAGTACCACGTCACGATCGTTCCGGAGATCAACTCGCCCGGACACATGGACCCTTGGCTGGAGAAGCGGCCCGATCTCCAGCTCACCGACTCCGACGGCACCCCGCAGCCCTCGCGTCTCGACGTCACCAAGGACGCGGCCTTCGACTACTACACGAGCCTCATCGACGAGTACGCCGAGGTCTTCCCCGCCACCTCCTGGCACATGGGCGCCGACGAGTACATGCTCGGCTCCGACTTCGCCAAGTACCCGCAGATCGAGGCGTACGCGAAGAAGAAGTACGGCGCGCGGGCCACCCCGCAGGACGCGTTCATCGACTTCGTGAACCGCGTGCACGCCTACGCGGCAGCCAAGGGCAAGCGGCTGCGCATCTGGAACGACGGTCTCACCGGCGACAACACCGTCCCCGTGGCGCCCGGCACGACCGTCGAGCACTGGCTCGACGTCCGCACCAAGCCCAGCGGCCTCATCGCGCGGGGCCACCCGGTGATGAACGCCGCCTACTCCCTCTATCTCGTACGCGGCGGCTTCCACACCAACACGCGCAAGCTGTACGACGAGCGCTGGGATCCGCGCGTCTTCGAGGGCGAGCGGCTCGCCACAGGCAAGGGCGTGACCGGCGCGAAGATCAGCCTTTGGCCCGACAACGGACGCGGCGAGACCGAGAACGAGGTGGCCACCGCCATGGCGCCGCCCCTCGCCCACATCGCGCAGGTCACCTGGGGCGATCCGCACCCCGACGCGACGTACGACGCGTTCACCGAGCGTGCCGAGTCGGTGGGGCACGCGCCCGGTTGGCGTGATCTGACGAAGGTGTCCGTGGCCGACGGGGCGTACACCCTGCGCGACACCGAGGGGCGTGCCGAGCCGGTCGACGTCGAGGTGAAGCGCACCGCCGACGGGTACGTCACGCTGCGCTCCACCGCGAGCGGCAGGTGCCTGGAGACCCGCAGCGGCAAGCTCACGCTCAACGTGCCCCTCCAGCCGGGCACCGCCATCACCGAAGAGACCTGCGATCCGGCGAACACGCTGCAGCGCTGGCGGCTCGACAAGGCGGCGGGTGGCTACCGGCTCACCAACGCCGTCACGCGCATGGCCGCACACGTGGCGGACGGGGGGCGGCTCCATCAGTACCCGAAGGATCAACTCCCGCCTGCCGTATGGACCTTGACCGCCCCCTGA
- a CDS encoding alpha-L-fucosidase, with protein sequence MTVSRRLFMAAAVSTAVAASSASIPVAAAAAATRPGGAEPPYRIPIGPGDSPESVVAKASRVRPTARQIAWQKLEQTAFLHFGVNTFTGLEWGTGDEDPNVFQPSGLDTDQWARALRDGGFKLAILTVKHHDGFVLYQTRYTKHGVASSSWRGGKGDVLKSFADSLRRYGIKVGVYISPADENQYLDGVYANGSERSARTIPTLTPEDDRAGDAPRTFTLDATDYGAHMLNQLYEVLTEYGPVDEVWFDGAQGRIPPDKVETYDWDSWYTLIRALAPNATMAVRGPDVRWVGNEGGLARENEWSVVPVKDSGNGSIDYALKYDAPDQGSREALAESRSVAQYVQWWPAECDVSIRPGWFYHEDEQPKTVEQLTDIWFRSVGRNSVLLLNIPPDKRGLLPDADVTRLREFRERIRKELPNDLADGARTRHDRTAGTVTVDLGRAREVDRIRLAEDIRHGQQLEHAVVEARVGDTWQTVAEVDTVGASRVLTLTTPVTARRWRLRVTRSRRAVRIARFGLYRSEVLDG encoded by the coding sequence ATGACCGTCAGCAGACGTCTCTTCATGGCCGCCGCCGTCAGTACCGCCGTCGCCGCGTCCAGCGCCTCGATCCCCGTGGCCGCCGCTGCCGCCGCCACCCGCCCCGGCGGCGCCGAACCGCCCTACCGCATCCCCATCGGTCCCGGCGACTCGCCCGAGTCCGTCGTCGCCAAGGCGTCCCGAGTCCGGCCCACCGCACGGCAGATCGCCTGGCAGAAGCTGGAGCAGACCGCGTTCCTGCACTTCGGCGTCAACACCTTCACCGGGCTCGAATGGGGGACGGGCGACGAGGACCCGAACGTCTTCCAGCCGTCGGGCCTGGACACCGACCAGTGGGCGCGCGCCCTGCGCGACGGCGGCTTCAAGCTCGCGATCCTCACGGTCAAGCACCACGACGGCTTCGTCCTCTACCAGACCCGCTACACCAAACACGGTGTGGCGAGCAGCAGTTGGCGGGGCGGCAAGGGCGACGTCCTCAAGTCGTTCGCCGATTCGCTGCGCCGGTACGGCATCAAGGTCGGCGTCTACATCTCGCCCGCCGACGAGAACCAGTACCTCGACGGCGTCTACGCCAACGGCAGCGAGCGCTCGGCGCGCACCATCCCCACCCTGACACCCGAGGACGACCGGGCGGGCGACGCTCCGCGCACCTTCACGCTCGACGCCACCGACTACGGCGCCCACATGCTCAACCAGCTCTACGAAGTGCTCACCGAGTACGGGCCCGTCGACGAGGTCTGGTTCGACGGGGCGCAGGGCCGCATCCCGCCGGACAAGGTGGAGACGTACGACTGGGACAGCTGGTACACGCTGATCCGCGCGCTCGCCCCGAACGCCACGATGGCGGTGCGCGGGCCCGACGTGCGCTGGGTCGGCAACGAGGGCGGTCTCGCGCGTGAGAACGAGTGGAGCGTCGTCCCCGTCAAGGACTCCGGGAACGGCAGCATCGACTACGCCCTCAAGTACGACGCCCCCGACCAGGGCAGCCGCGAGGCGCTCGCCGAGTCGCGGTCCGTCGCCCAGTACGTGCAGTGGTGGCCCGCCGAGTGCGATGTGTCCATCCGGCCCGGCTGGTTCTACCACGAGGACGAACAGCCCAAGACCGTCGAGCAGTTGACGGACATCTGGTTCCGCTCGGTCGGACGAAACTCCGTACTGCTGCTCAACATCCCGCCGGACAAGCGGGGACTCCTTCCGGACGCGGACGTGACCCGGCTGCGTGAGTTCCGCGAGCGGATCCGCAAGGAGCTGCCCAACGACCTCGCGGACGGCGCGCGCACCCGGCACGACCGCACGGCGGGCACCGTCACCGTCGACCTGGGCCGGGCCCGCGAGGTCGACAGGATCAGGCTCGCCGAGGACATCCGGCACGGGCAGCAGCTGGAGCACGCGGTGGTCGAGGCACGTGTGGGCGACACCTGGCAGACGGTGGCCGAGGTGGACACGGTGGGCGCGAGCCGGGTGCTCACGCTCACCACCCCGGTGACGGCGCGGCGCTGGCGGCTGCGGGTGACGCGGTCGCGGCGCGCGGTGCGGATCGCGCGGTTCGGTCTGTACCGGTCGGAGGTGCTCGACGGGTAG
- a CDS encoding SDR family NAD(P)-dependent oxidoreductase: MTVTDESQEGPVVYGPGIDPDRLAVCLAVLDELDKLDIDHPDAIAVRRATAGIYRTVKQRRRQERRAAKTAHDKAVTESTATGSAQRIDDETEGLLPSSQTEEGRIAGILQRPRSCYTCKTRYVEVDYFYHQLCPDCALLNRTKREARADLTGKRALLTGGRAKIGMYIALRLLRDGAHTTITTRFPKDAIRRFKAMDDSADWLHRLEVVGIDLRDPAQSVALAERLAAAGPLDILINNATQTVRRLPSAYAALVDGESAPLPAGELPAHSVIGAFNSGAVDGLAALPVGTSGLDAQQVADLALVAGNASVARHLDGTAIDAGGLVPDVVDSNTWVQTIEQISPVELLETQLCNYTSPFILISALRQAMADAAKKASSGRAYVVNVSAMEGVFGRGYKGAGHPNTNAAKAAMNMVTRTSAQEMFQTDGILMTSVDTGWITDERPHYDKLRLAEEGFHAPLDLIDGAARVYDPVVCGEAGEDLYGVFMKDYAPGKW, translated from the coding sequence ATGACGGTGACAGACGAAAGCCAGGAGGGGCCTGTCGTGTACGGGCCCGGCATCGACCCGGACCGCCTCGCCGTCTGCCTCGCCGTGCTCGACGAGCTCGACAAGCTCGACATCGACCACCCGGACGCGATCGCCGTGCGCCGGGCCACGGCCGGGATCTACCGCACGGTGAAGCAGCGCCGCCGCCAGGAGCGCCGCGCCGCCAAGACCGCCCACGACAAGGCGGTCACCGAGTCCACCGCGACGGGCTCCGCGCAGCGCATCGACGACGAGACCGAGGGCCTGCTGCCCTCCTCGCAGACCGAGGAGGGCAGGATCGCCGGGATACTCCAGCGCCCGCGCTCCTGCTACACCTGCAAGACCAGGTACGTGGAAGTCGACTACTTCTACCACCAGCTCTGTCCGGACTGCGCCCTCCTGAACCGGACCAAGCGCGAGGCCCGCGCCGACCTCACCGGCAAGCGCGCCCTGCTCACCGGCGGCCGCGCCAAGATCGGCATGTACATCGCGCTGCGCCTGCTCCGCGACGGCGCCCACACGACCATCACCACGCGGTTCCCCAAGGACGCCATCCGCCGCTTCAAGGCGATGGACGACTCGGCGGACTGGCTGCACCGCCTGGAGGTCGTCGGCATCGACCTGCGCGACCCCGCGCAGTCCGTCGCCCTCGCCGAGCGGCTCGCCGCGGCGGGCCCCCTCGACATCCTGATCAACAACGCCACGCAGACCGTGCGCAGGCTGCCCTCCGCGTACGCCGCCCTCGTCGACGGCGAGAGCGCGCCGCTGCCCGCAGGTGAGCTGCCCGCCCACTCCGTGATCGGCGCCTTCAACTCCGGCGCGGTGGACGGCCTGGCCGCGCTGCCCGTCGGCACCAGCGGCCTGGACGCCCAGCAGGTCGCCGACCTCGCGCTCGTCGCGGGCAACGCCAGCGTCGCCCGGCACCTGGACGGCACCGCCATCGACGCGGGCGGCCTGGTCCCTGACGTCGTCGACAGCAACACCTGGGTGCAGACCATCGAGCAGATCTCCCCCGTGGAGCTCCTCGAAACGCAGCTGTGCAACTACACCTCGCCGTTCATCCTGATCAGCGCGCTGCGCCAGGCGATGGCCGACGCCGCGAAGAAGGCGTCGAGCGGCCGCGCCTACGTCGTCAACGTCTCGGCGATGGAGGGCGTCTTCGGCCGCGGCTACAAGGGCGCGGGCCACCCGAACACGAACGCCGCGAAGGCCGCGATGAACATGGTCACGCGGACCAGCGCCCAGGAGATGTTCCAGACCGACGGCATCCTGATGACCTCCGTCGACACCGGCTGGATCACCGACGAGCGCCCGCACTACGACAAGCTGCGCCTGGCCGAGGAAGGCTTCCACGCCCCCCTCGACCTGATCGACGGCGCGGCCCGCGTCTACGACCCGGTGGTGTGCGGCGAGGCGGGCGAGGACCTGTACGGCGTCTTCATGAAGGACTACGCGCCCGGCAAGTGGTAG
- a CDS encoding wax ester/triacylglycerol synthase family O-acyltransferase → MTTSPAETADLLAPLDLAFWNIETAEHPMHLGALGVFEADAPDAAERAAGLLAARAEGVPGLRMRIRSVWLPFGGATRAPVCGFDPFDHVRITAPASDFHAVAGELMQRPLDRDKPPWEAHVLPGADGTSFGVLFKFHHALADGLRALTLGAALLDPVDLPVSRPRRPAPVAPRRPLPDPRRLPGLLRDTVTEVGQALGIGTSVARATLGVRSSASLTSAATGTRRTAGVVLDLDDVHQVRKAVGGTVNDVLIAVVAGALRRWLDERGDCSEGVEPRALVPVSRRRPRTAQPPGNRLSGYLVRLPVSDEDPLVRLRSVRTAMDRNKDAGPERGAGAVALLAEHVHPLGHRIGGPVVAQAARLLFDILVTSVPLPGIGLRLGGCPLAEVYPFAPLARGQSLAVAVSTYRGRVHYGLVADAAAVPDLDLLADSVRREIDDLVALCAKDAGLETGPRAT, encoded by the coding sequence TTGACCACATCGCCTGCTGAGACCGCTGACCTGCTCGCACCTCTCGATCTGGCCTTCTGGAACATAGAGACCGCCGAACATCCCATGCACCTCGGGGCCCTCGGAGTCTTCGAGGCCGACGCGCCCGACGCGGCGGAGCGCGCCGCGGGACTCCTCGCGGCGCGCGCGGAGGGCGTGCCCGGCCTTCGCATGCGCATACGTTCCGTATGGCTGCCCTTCGGCGGCGCCACCCGCGCCCCGGTCTGCGGCTTCGACCCGTTCGACCACGTACGGATCACCGCCCCCGCGAGCGACTTCCACGCCGTCGCGGGCGAGCTGATGCAGCGCCCGCTGGACCGCGACAAACCGCCGTGGGAGGCACATGTGCTGCCGGGCGCCGACGGCACGTCCTTCGGGGTGCTCTTCAAGTTCCACCACGCGCTCGCCGACGGGCTGCGCGCGCTGACACTCGGCGCGGCCCTCCTCGACCCCGTCGACCTGCCCGTGTCCCGGCCCAGACGCCCGGCGCCCGTCGCCCCGCGGCGGCCCCTGCCGGACCCGCGCAGGCTGCCCGGGCTCCTGCGCGACACCGTCACGGAGGTCGGCCAGGCCCTCGGCATCGGCACCTCGGTGGCCCGCGCGACCCTGGGCGTGCGCTCGTCGGCTTCCCTCACGTCGGCCGCCACCGGCACCCGCCGCACCGCGGGCGTCGTCCTCGACCTGGACGACGTCCACCAGGTGCGCAAGGCGGTGGGCGGCACCGTCAACGACGTACTGATCGCGGTGGTGGCCGGGGCCCTGCGCCGCTGGCTCGACGAGCGCGGCGACTGCAGCGAGGGCGTCGAACCGCGCGCCCTGGTTCCCGTCTCGCGGCGCCGCCCGCGCACCGCCCAGCCGCCCGGCAACCGGCTCTCCGGCTACCTGGTGCGCCTCCCGGTCAGCGACGAGGACCCCCTGGTGCGGCTGCGCAGCGTGCGCACCGCCATGGACCGCAACAAGGACGCGGGGCCCGAGCGCGGCGCGGGCGCCGTCGCGCTGCTCGCCGAGCACGTGCACCCGCTCGGACACCGGATCGGCGGCCCCGTGGTGGCCCAGGCCGCCCGGCTGCTCTTCGACATCCTCGTCACCAGCGTTCCGCTGCCCGGCATCGGTCTGCGCCTGGGCGGCTGCCCGCTCGCCGAGGTCTACCCCTTCGCGCCGCTCGCCAGGGGCCAGTCGCTCGCCGTCGCCGTGTCCACCTACCGGGGCCGGGTGCACTACGGCCTGGTCGCCGACGCCGCCGCCGTCCCCGACCTGGACCTGCTCGCGGACAGTGTGCGCAGGGAGATCGACGACCTCGTGGCGCTGTGCGCGAAGGACGCGGGTTTGGAGACCGGGCCCCGCGCTACGTAA